Proteins from a genomic interval of Microbacterium imperiale:
- a CDS encoding DUF2510 domain-containing protein: MSSSTPPGWYDDGHGALRWWDGEQWTEHTHPLPQPDGNPSAAEASSPAEPPVVTEASLVESQQPTASADTATPTDALPPVPQAPTGPAPVFEDDRSAHPAIASVSAHPGPVPPHPGPVPPHPGAVPPYAGAGPAQHGTGEAPQRKSKLWIVFVVLGALLLGLIILAAVFIPRFVADLLDPTGGRPGDGGIAQDADMRAAEQVVADYDDAWDDIDCTAYQATLTPAYLTAYGYADCADFDQAATVFNESVDDYEVNVISSTREGDTIYVETVESFVQVLDEAGLPLENPVPGSFSYSYTLVSDGSGWLIDDFVESQP; the protein is encoded by the coding sequence TTGAGCAGTTCGACGCCCCCCGGCTGGTACGACGACGGTCACGGCGCGCTCCGGTGGTGGGACGGCGAGCAGTGGACCGAGCACACGCATCCGCTGCCTCAGCCGGACGGGAACCCCTCCGCGGCCGAGGCGTCGTCGCCGGCTGAGCCTCCGGTCGTGACCGAGGCCTCCCTCGTCGAGAGCCAGCAGCCCACGGCGTCGGCCGACACCGCGACGCCGACGGATGCCCTGCCCCCCGTGCCGCAGGCGCCCACCGGCCCCGCCCCCGTCTTCGAGGACGACCGGTCCGCGCATCCGGCGATCGCGTCTGTCTCGGCGCACCCGGGGCCGGTTCCGCCGCACCCCGGCCCGGTGCCCCCGCACCCCGGAGCGGTGCCGCCGTACGCCGGCGCGGGCCCAGCACAGCACGGCACCGGGGAAGCGCCGCAGCGGAAGTCGAAGCTGTGGATCGTCTTCGTCGTGCTCGGCGCCCTGCTGCTGGGTCTGATCATCCTCGCCGCGGTGTTCATCCCGCGCTTCGTCGCGGACCTGCTCGACCCGACGGGTGGACGCCCGGGCGACGGTGGCATCGCGCAGGACGCCGATATGCGGGCAGCCGAGCAGGTCGTCGCGGACTACGACGACGCCTGGGACGACATCGACTGCACGGCCTATCAAGCCACCCTCACGCCGGCCTACCTCACCGCCTACGGTTACGCCGACTGCGCCGATTTCGATCAGGCGGCGACCGTGTTCAACGAGTCCGTCGACGATTACGAGGTGAACGTCATCTCGAGCACGCGCGAGGGCGACACCATCTACGTCGAGACCGTCGAGAGCTTCGTGCAGGTGCTCGACGAGGCGGGCCTTCCGCTCGAGAACCCCGTGCCCGGCAGCTTCTCCTATTCGTACACGCTCGTGTCCGACGGTTCCGGCTGGCTCATCGACGACTTCGTCGAGTCGCAGCCGTGA
- a CDS encoding MarR family winged helix-turn-helix transcriptional regulator produces MEPTQHMVCFSLYAASRATTKAYAALLEPHGLTYPQYLVLVLLWSRDGRSVRDLGDALDLDSGTLSPLLRRMDRDGLVERTRTADDERVVTVSLTDRGRQLRADLAHVPTCIASGMGVTLDGARELIAALTDLADGMRDTAADARTAPAARSTPEKKKEHA; encoded by the coding sequence ATGGAACCCACGCAGCACATGGTGTGCTTCTCGCTGTACGCGGCGTCGCGTGCCACGACGAAGGCCTACGCCGCGCTGCTCGAGCCGCACGGGCTGACCTATCCGCAGTACCTCGTGCTCGTGCTGCTGTGGAGCCGCGACGGCCGCAGCGTGCGCGACCTCGGTGACGCGCTCGACCTCGACTCGGGCACGCTGTCGCCGCTGCTGCGGCGCATGGACCGCGACGGTCTCGTCGAACGGACCCGCACCGCCGACGACGAGCGCGTCGTCACCGTGTCGCTCACCGACCGCGGGCGACAGCTGCGCGCCGACCTGGCGCACGTGCCGACCTGCATCGCATCCGGCATGGGAGTCACCCTCGATGGCGCGCGCGAACTGATCGCCGCACTCACCGATCTCGCCGACGGCATGCGCGACACCGCCGCCGACGCGCGGACGGCACCCGCCGCCCGGTCCACCCCCGAGAAGAAGAAGGAGCACGCATGA
- a CDS encoding organic hydroperoxide resistance protein, whose translation MSALYTAEALSTGAGRNGHVRSTDGRVDLDMAVPKEMGGSGNGSNPEQLFAAGYAACFHSALQMVARTKKVDVTDSAVGGQVQIHPTDAGGFSLSVVLEVVLPGVDRDVAQELADAAHQVCPYSNATRGNIPVEITVSED comes from the coding sequence ATGAGCGCCCTCTACACCGCCGAAGCCCTGTCGACCGGAGCCGGCCGCAACGGCCACGTCCGCAGCACCGACGGCCGCGTCGACCTCGACATGGCCGTCCCGAAGGAGATGGGCGGATCGGGCAACGGCTCGAACCCCGAGCAGCTGTTCGCGGCCGGGTACGCCGCCTGCTTCCACTCCGCACTGCAGATGGTCGCGCGCACGAAGAAGGTCGACGTCACCGACTCCGCCGTCGGCGGCCAGGTGCAGATCCACCCCACGGATGCCGGCGGCTTCTCGCTCTCGGTCGTTCTCGAGGTCGTCCTGCCGGGCGTCGACCGCGACGTCGCCCAGGAGCTGGCGGATGCCGCTCACCAGGTGTGCCCGTACTCCAACGCGACCCGCGGCAACATCCCCGTCGAGATCACGGTCTCCGAGGACTGA
- a CDS encoding UDP-N-acetylmuramate dehydrogenase produces MAEVAPRPLAELTTLRAGAVPARMVEAHTTDELVAVLRELWADGEPWLVVGGGSNLLVGDDPFDGTVVVVRTSGIEELPSPNPGHTRLRVQAGHSWDDLVEYAVAAGLSGIAAMSGIPGTAGAAPVQNIGAYGQEVVQTLVEVELLDEATGEVSVVPASELGLGFRTSVLKHHHGSVAARPAVILSITLELAQVGHGEFAVRGPQLRGALGLDPDATVTLRWVRETVLAVRASKGMVLDDADPDTWSAGSFFQNAVVTAAFARSLPPECPRWPVAPDPVADRIIPLNEYYGVDPTDEVAEPHVKVSAAWLIEHAGIGKGFALPGSRAGLSTKHALALTNRGGASAEQLAALARFVQQRVQSEFGLILQPEPVLVGVDL; encoded by the coding sequence GTGGCGGAGGTCGCACCTCGGCCGCTGGCCGAACTCACCACGCTGCGCGCCGGCGCTGTTCCGGCGCGCATGGTCGAGGCGCACACGACCGACGAGCTCGTCGCGGTGCTGCGCGAGTTGTGGGCGGACGGCGAGCCCTGGCTCGTCGTGGGCGGCGGTTCGAACCTCCTGGTCGGCGATGATCCGTTCGACGGAACGGTCGTCGTCGTCCGCACGTCGGGCATCGAGGAACTGCCGTCGCCGAACCCGGGGCACACCCGACTGCGCGTGCAGGCGGGCCACTCCTGGGACGACCTCGTCGAATACGCGGTGGCGGCCGGCCTGAGCGGGATCGCGGCGATGTCCGGCATCCCCGGCACGGCCGGAGCCGCGCCCGTGCAGAACATCGGCGCGTACGGCCAGGAGGTCGTGCAGACGCTGGTCGAGGTCGAGCTGCTCGACGAGGCCACCGGCGAGGTCAGCGTCGTGCCGGCATCCGAGCTCGGTCTCGGCTTCCGCACCTCAGTGCTCAAGCACCACCACGGGTCGGTCGCCGCGCGGCCGGCCGTCATCCTCTCGATCACGCTCGAGCTCGCGCAGGTCGGGCACGGCGAGTTCGCCGTCCGCGGTCCGCAGCTGCGGGGAGCGCTGGGGCTCGACCCCGACGCCACCGTGACTCTGCGCTGGGTGCGCGAGACCGTGTTGGCGGTACGTGCGAGCAAGGGGATGGTGCTCGACGACGCCGACCCCGACACCTGGAGCGCGGGATCGTTCTTCCAGAACGCGGTCGTCACGGCAGCGTTCGCCCGCAGCCTCCCGCCCGAGTGCCCGCGCTGGCCCGTCGCCCCGGACCCCGTCGCGGACCGCATCATTCCGCTGAACGAGTACTACGGCGTCGACCCGACGGACGAGGTCGCGGAGCCGCACGTGAAGGTCAGCGCGGCCTGGCTGATCGAGCACGCCGGGATCGGCAAGGGCTTCGCGCTGCCCGGCTCGCGGGCCGGCCTGTCGACCAAGCACGCGCTGGCACTGACCAACCGCGGTGGCGCGAGCGCTGAGCAGCTCGCCGCCCTCGCCCGCTTCGTGCAGCAGCGTGTGCAGTCCGAGTTCGGGCTCATCCTGCAGCCCGAGCCCGTCCTCGTCGGCGTCGACCTCTGA
- a CDS encoding sulfite exporter TauE/SafE family protein produces the protein MVADKVRRSPRFYLACVGVGLAAGLLSGLFGVGGGTVIVPLLVLLLGFDQRLAAGTSLAAIVPTASVGVISYALTGSVAWIPAIILAVGAVIGAQIGSWLLAKIPQNALRWGFVGFLVVVVVMLFIVVPSRDAVLELTWLTGLGLGGLGLFTGVMAGLLGVGGGVIVVPALMFLFGTSDLIAKGTSLLMMIPTALSGTIGNVRRRNVDLLAALVVGLAACTTTALGAWIATLLNPMVANILFAAFLTFIAAQMAWRAIKVHRTRRAAAREPRAAQGRR, from the coding sequence ATGGTCGCGGACAAGGTGCGGCGCAGCCCGCGGTTCTATCTCGCGTGCGTCGGCGTCGGTCTCGCCGCCGGTCTGCTCTCCGGGCTCTTCGGTGTCGGCGGCGGCACCGTCATCGTGCCGCTGCTCGTCCTGCTGCTCGGCTTCGATCAGCGTCTCGCCGCCGGCACCTCGCTCGCGGCGATCGTCCCGACGGCCTCCGTCGGCGTCATCTCGTACGCGCTCACCGGTTCGGTCGCCTGGATCCCGGCGATCATCCTCGCTGTCGGCGCCGTCATCGGCGCGCAGATCGGGAGCTGGCTGCTCGCGAAGATCCCGCAGAACGCTCTCCGCTGGGGCTTCGTCGGCTTCCTGGTCGTCGTCGTGGTCATGCTGTTCATCGTCGTCCCCTCGCGAGACGCCGTGCTCGAGCTCACGTGGCTCACCGGACTGGGTCTCGGCGGACTCGGGCTGTTCACCGGCGTCATGGCCGGACTCCTGGGGGTCGGCGGTGGCGTGATCGTCGTGCCGGCGCTGATGTTCCTCTTCGGCACGAGCGACCTCATCGCGAAGGGCACGTCGCTGCTGATGATGATCCCGACCGCCCTCTCCGGCACGATCGGCAACGTGCGCCGTCGCAACGTCGATCTGTTGGCGGCGCTCGTCGTGGGACTCGCGGCCTGCACGACCACCGCGTTGGGGGCCTGGATCGCCACCCTGCTCAACCCGATGGTCGCCAACATCCTCTTCGCGGCGTTCCTGACGTTCATCGCCGCGCAGATGGCCTGGCGGGCGATCAAGGTCCACCGCACGCGTCGCGCCGCCGCGCGCGAGCCGCGTGCGGCACAGGGCCGCCGGTAG
- a CDS encoding pyridoxal phosphate-dependent aminotransferase: protein MTERAPLSRKLSAIAESATLKVDAKAKALQAAGRPVISYAAGEPDFSTPQFIVDAAQQALADPANYRYTPAVGLPALREAIAAKTLRDSGLEVKPAQVIVTNGGKQAVYQAFQTVVNPGDEVLLPAPYWTTYPEAIALADGIPVEVFAGADQEYKVTVEQLEAARTERTTVLVFVSPSNPTGAVYTPEETAAIGQWALEHGIWVISDEIYQNLVYDGARAVSIVEAVPELAGQTILVNGVAKTYAMTGWRVGWMIGPTDAMKLAGNLQSHLSSNVNNVAQRAALAAITGPQDEAEQMRLAFDRRRRLIVDELSKIPGVTVPTPLGAFYVYPDVTGLLGRTWGGTEATTSLELADLILDQAEVAVVPGEAFGPSGYLRLSYALGDDQLLEGIRRLQRLFS from the coding sequence GTGACCGAACGCGCACCGCTCTCCCGCAAGCTCTCCGCCATCGCCGAGTCGGCGACCCTCAAGGTCGACGCCAAGGCGAAGGCCCTGCAGGCGGCCGGCCGCCCCGTCATCTCGTACGCGGCGGGCGAGCCCGATTTCTCGACCCCGCAGTTCATCGTGGATGCCGCACAGCAGGCCCTCGCCGACCCGGCGAACTACCGCTACACGCCCGCGGTCGGACTCCCCGCCCTGCGCGAAGCGATCGCCGCGAAGACCCTGCGCGACTCGGGCCTCGAGGTGAAGCCGGCGCAGGTCATCGTCACGAACGGCGGCAAGCAGGCCGTCTACCAGGCGTTCCAGACCGTCGTGAACCCCGGCGACGAGGTGCTGCTGCCCGCGCCCTACTGGACGACCTACCCCGAGGCCATCGCCCTCGCGGACGGCATCCCGGTCGAGGTCTTCGCCGGTGCGGACCAGGAGTACAAGGTCACCGTCGAGCAGCTCGAGGCCGCGCGCACCGAGCGCACGACGGTGCTCGTGTTCGTCTCGCCGTCGAACCCGACCGGCGCCGTCTACACGCCCGAGGAGACCGCCGCGATCGGCCAGTGGGCCCTCGAGCACGGCATCTGGGTCATCAGCGACGAGATCTACCAGAACCTCGTCTACGACGGCGCCCGCGCGGTGTCGATCGTCGAGGCCGTGCCCGAGCTCGCCGGCCAGACCATCCTCGTCAACGGCGTCGCGAAGACCTACGCGATGACCGGATGGCGCGTGGGCTGGATGATCGGCCCGACCGACGCCATGAAGCTCGCCGGCAACCTGCAGTCGCACCTCAGCTCGAACGTCAACAACGTCGCGCAGCGCGCCGCCCTCGCGGCGATCACCGGCCCCCAGGACGAGGCCGAGCAGATGCGTCTCGCCTTCGACCGCCGACGCCGCCTGATCGTGGACGAGCTCAGCAAGATCCCCGGCGTGACGGTGCCCACCCCGCTCGGCGCGTTCTACGTCTACCCCGACGTCACCGGCCTGCTCGGACGCACGTGGGGCGGCACCGAGGCGACGACCTCGCTCGAGCTGGCCGACCTGATCCTCGATCAGGCCGAGGTCGCGGTCGTCCCCGGCGAGGCGTTCGGCCCGTCGGGCTACCTGCGCTTGTCCTACGCGCTCGGCGACGATCAGCTGCTCGAAGGCATCCGCCGCCTCCAGCGCCTCTTCTCCTGA
- a CDS encoding MaoC/PaaZ C-terminal domain-containing protein, whose protein sequence is MSALDVGTVVAERTVELTRESLVRYAGASGDFNPIHYRDDVAERVGLPGVLAHGMLTMGLAVETIVEWLGDSGRIVEYGVRFTRPVVVDAGHGATLTITATVGAVDDETARIDLTVKHDATVVLGKAQVRVRTAV, encoded by the coding sequence ATGAGCGCGCTCGACGTCGGAACCGTCGTCGCCGAACGTACGGTCGAACTCACCCGCGAATCCCTCGTCCGCTACGCCGGCGCGTCGGGCGACTTCAACCCCATCCACTACCGCGACGACGTCGCCGAGCGCGTCGGTCTGCCGGGCGTCCTCGCACACGGCATGCTCACCATGGGTCTCGCGGTCGAGACGATCGTCGAGTGGCTCGGCGACAGCGGTCGCATCGTCGAGTACGGGGTGCGCTTCACGCGGCCCGTCGTCGTCGACGCCGGGCACGGCGCCACCCTGACGATCACGGCGACCGTCGGTGCCGTCGATGACGAGACCGCCCGCATCGACCTCACGGTGAAGCACGACGCGACCGTCGTGCTCGGCAAGGCGCAGGTGCGCGTGCGGACGGCTGTCTGA
- a CDS encoding GTP pyrophosphokinase, whose product MTTGSAVPPLSVTDGLQNFSPQELRSLRDEFQQFLLEYRFGMQEIETKLQILRDEFQQLHDYNPIEHLSSRLKSPDSIVEKVVRKGVEPEFSAIRESITDIAGVRVTCSFTQDAYRLFDLLTAQDDVEVLLVKDYIAEPKPNGYKSLHAIVQVPVFLSTGRLMVPVEVQFRTIAMDFWASLEHKIYYKFASNVPAELLTELKDAAQTASELDAKMERLHREVRQRPRIVRI is encoded by the coding sequence ATGACGACCGGCAGCGCCGTTCCCCCGCTCTCCGTCACCGACGGGCTGCAGAACTTCTCACCGCAGGAGCTGCGCAGCCTCCGGGACGAGTTCCAGCAGTTCCTGCTCGAGTACCGGTTCGGCATGCAGGAGATCGAGACCAAGCTGCAGATCCTGCGCGATGAGTTCCAACAGCTGCACGACTACAACCCGATCGAGCACCTCTCGAGCCGGCTGAAGTCGCCCGACAGCATCGTCGAGAAGGTGGTGCGCAAGGGCGTCGAGCCGGAGTTCTCGGCGATCCGCGAGAGCATCACCGACATCGCGGGTGTGCGGGTGACGTGCAGCTTCACGCAGGACGCCTACCGCCTGTTCGACCTGCTCACCGCCCAGGACGACGTCGAGGTCCTGCTCGTGAAGGACTACATCGCCGAGCCGAAGCCCAACGGCTACAAGAGTCTGCACGCGATCGTGCAGGTGCCGGTCTTCCTCTCGACGGGCCGGCTCATGGTGCCCGTCGAGGTCCAGTTCCGCACCATCGCGATGGACTTCTGGGCGAGCCTCGAGCACAAGATCTACTACAAGTTCGCCTCGAACGTGCCGGCGGAACTGCTCACGGAGCTCAAGGATGCCGCGCAGACGGCGTCCGAGCTCGACGCGAAGATGGAGCGGCTGCACCGCGAGGTGCGCCAGCGTCCCCGCATCGTGCGCATCTGA
- a CDS encoding FAS1-like dehydratase domain-containing protein has translation MSVNPDLVERAFAPTAPYLVGREKVREFARAVFATDPQHTDPEAARALGYADVVAPPTFAMVIQDLTLQQLLGEPDSGIALERTVHAEQRFRYSRPIVAGDELTAQLKVTGIRAFGKGAMVTSEAEIVDADAAHVVTAISVLLVGGEDA, from the coding sequence GTGTCCGTCAATCCCGATCTGGTCGAGCGCGCCTTCGCGCCGACCGCTCCCTACCTCGTGGGTCGCGAGAAGGTGCGCGAGTTCGCTCGCGCGGTCTTCGCGACCGATCCGCAGCACACCGATCCCGAGGCTGCTCGCGCCCTCGGCTACGCAGACGTTGTCGCGCCGCCGACCTTCGCGATGGTCATCCAGGACCTCACGCTGCAGCAGCTGCTCGGTGAGCCTGACTCGGGTATCGCGCTCGAGCGCACCGTCCACGCGGAGCAGCGGTTCCGGTACAGCCGGCCGATCGTCGCGGGCGACGAGCTGACAGCTCAGTTGAAGGTCACCGGTATCCGGGCGTTCGGCAAGGGCGCGATGGTCACGAGCGAGGCGGAGATCGTCGACGCGGATGCCGCGCACGTCGTCACCGCGATCTCCGTCCTGCTCGTGGGAGGGGAGGACGCATGA
- a CDS encoding ABC transporter ATP-binding protein, translated as MLGKLLIRYLRTYRLLLLGVLVFQFASAMASLYLPRLNADIIDNGVARGDTAYIWSRGAIMLLIALGQIVAAVIATLCAARAAMAAGRDIRRDVFQKVSGFSEREVSRFGPGTLITRNTNDVQQVQMLAMMGATMLVTAPMLAIGGIIMALQQDVGLSWLIGVSVPLLLVIAGVIISRMVPLFRQFQTRLDNVNRIMREQLTGVRVVRAFVRERIEEERFRGANTDIMIVGRKVGSLFVLMFPLAMLVLNVTVVGVIWFGGIQVDQGNVQIGTLFAFMQYVGQILMGVLMATFMTIMIPRAAVSADRIGEVLASHDALERPAEPVTTFTDPGAIVFDDVSFTYPGADSAVLQGISFRAAPGETVAVVGSTGSGKTTLVSLIPRLFDVTGGAVRVAGVDVRRADLDQLWAGIGYVPQRAFLFTGTVASNLRFGREDATDDELWRALEIAQARDFVAEMEGGLDARIAQGGTNVSGGQRQRLAIARAIVRRPDVLVFDDSFSALDLATDARLREALWRELPDVTKIVVAQRISTVTGADRILVLDDGRMAGLGTHAELLQSNDTYREIVQSQLGVDA; from the coding sequence ATGCTCGGCAAGCTCCTGATCCGCTATCTGCGCACCTATCGGCTGCTGCTCCTGGGCGTGCTGGTCTTCCAGTTCGCCTCGGCCATGGCGTCCCTCTACCTGCCGCGGCTGAACGCCGACATCATCGACAACGGCGTCGCCCGCGGCGACACGGCCTACATCTGGTCGCGCGGCGCGATCATGCTCCTCATCGCCCTCGGCCAGATCGTCGCCGCCGTCATCGCCACCCTGTGCGCCGCCCGCGCCGCGATGGCGGCCGGTCGCGACATCCGCCGCGACGTGTTCCAGAAGGTCAGCGGCTTCTCAGAGCGCGAGGTCTCGCGGTTCGGGCCGGGAACCCTGATCACGCGCAACACCAACGACGTCCAGCAGGTGCAGATGCTCGCGATGATGGGGGCGACGATGCTCGTCACCGCGCCCATGCTCGCCATCGGCGGCATCATCATGGCGCTGCAGCAGGATGTCGGACTCAGCTGGCTCATCGGCGTCTCGGTGCCGCTGCTGCTCGTGATCGCGGGCGTCATCATCAGCCGCATGGTGCCCCTGTTCCGGCAGTTCCAGACGCGTCTCGACAACGTCAACCGCATCATGCGCGAACAGCTGACCGGTGTCCGGGTCGTCCGCGCCTTCGTGCGCGAGCGCATCGAAGAGGAGCGCTTCCGCGGCGCCAACACCGACATCATGATCGTCGGGCGCAAGGTCGGCTCGCTATTCGTCCTGATGTTCCCGCTCGCGATGCTCGTGCTGAACGTGACCGTCGTCGGGGTCATCTGGTTCGGCGGCATCCAGGTCGATCAGGGCAACGTGCAGATCGGCACCCTCTTCGCCTTCATGCAGTACGTCGGCCAGATCCTCATGGGCGTCCTGATGGCCACCTTCATGACGATCATGATCCCGCGCGCAGCCGTCTCCGCCGACCGCATCGGCGAGGTGCTCGCGTCGCACGACGCGCTCGAGCGCCCGGCCGAGCCGGTGACGACGTTCACCGACCCCGGCGCGATCGTCTTCGACGACGTCTCGTTCACCTACCCCGGCGCCGACTCCGCCGTGCTCCAGGGCATCTCGTTCCGGGCGGCGCCGGGCGAGACGGTCGCCGTCGTCGGCTCGACCGGGTCGGGCAAGACGACGCTCGTCTCTCTCATCCCGCGGCTGTTCGACGTCACCGGCGGCGCGGTGCGCGTCGCGGGCGTCGACGTCCGGCGAGCCGACCTCGACCAGCTGTGGGCGGGCATCGGCTACGTCCCGCAGCGGGCGTTCCTGTTCACGGGGACGGTCGCGTCCAACCTCCGCTTCGGCCGCGAGGACGCGACCGACGACGAGCTGTGGCGCGCTCTCGAGATCGCTCAGGCCCGGGACTTCGTCGCCGAGATGGAAGGCGGGCTCGACGCGCGGATCGCCCAGGGCGGCACGAACGTGTCGGGCGGTCAGCGGCAGCGGCTCGCGATCGCACGAGCGATCGTCCGGCGCCCCGACGTCCTCGTGTTCGACGACTCGTTCTCGGCGCTCGACCTCGCCACCGACGCACGCCTGCGCGAGGCGCTCTGGCGCGAACTGCCCGACGTGACCAAGATCGTCGTCGCCCAGCGCATCTCGACGGTCACCGGCGCCGACCGCATCCTGGTCCTGGACGACGGCAGGATGGCGGGCCTCGGCACCCACGCGGAGCTGTTGCAGTCCAACGACACATATCGCGAGATCGTGCAGTCGCAGCTGGGAGTGGACGCGTGA
- a CDS encoding ABC transporter ATP-binding protein has product MSATEQNLTDEEKLELELAEQARQNSGDWDSVAPGKAEKFGPSFLRMIGLLRPYAAVFALMTVLGALGVLLAVLAPRVLGDATNLIFEGVVSKNLGEQFPAGTSQEDVVAALNAVGQTDIANIVGAMQNFQVGAGVDFDRLKWVVVAVLAIYVGSAVLTWLQGFVINIIMVRTMWRLRESVEAKINRLPLSYFDRVQRGELISRVTNDIDNITQTMQQSLSTALTSVLTVVGVLFMMFSISWQLALVALVSLPLMAVIFGVIGPRSQKAFATQWRKVGRLNARVEESFSGHALVRVYGRERDAREKFEAENDELFEAAFKAQFLSGLIMPGMMFIGNLSYVGIAVLGGLMVASGQLRLGDVQAFIQYSQQFTQPLSELGGMAAVVQSGTASAERVFQLLDEDEQDPDDPEAQVASGGRGVIEFDHVRFAYSPDKPLIRDLSFRVEPGQTVAIVGPTGAGKTTLVNLLMRFYELDGGRILLDGQDISELSRDDVRSRTGMVLQDPWLFAGTIRENIRYGRESATDEEIVDAAVATRVDRFVHSLPDGYDTVLDEDAANVSAGEKQLITIARAFVAQPAVLILDEATSSVDTRTELLLQQAMSALREGRTSFVIAHRLSTIRDADLILVMEHGDIVEKGTHDELIAAQGAYWRLYRSQFERAASESEGPVESAADAADAIPADG; this is encoded by the coding sequence GTGAGCGCGACGGAACAGAACCTGACCGACGAAGAGAAGCTCGAGCTCGAGCTCGCGGAGCAGGCGCGGCAGAACTCCGGCGACTGGGACAGCGTTGCGCCGGGCAAGGCCGAGAAGTTCGGACCGAGCTTCCTGCGCATGATCGGCCTGCTGCGGCCCTACGCCGCGGTGTTCGCACTGATGACGGTGCTCGGTGCCCTCGGCGTGCTGCTCGCAGTCCTCGCGCCGCGCGTGCTCGGCGACGCGACCAACCTCATCTTCGAGGGGGTCGTGTCCAAGAACCTCGGCGAGCAGTTCCCGGCCGGGACGAGCCAGGAGGATGTCGTCGCGGCCCTCAACGCCGTCGGGCAGACCGACATCGCCAACATCGTCGGCGCGATGCAGAACTTCCAGGTCGGCGCCGGCGTCGATTTCGACCGACTCAAGTGGGTCGTGGTGGCCGTCCTGGCGATCTACGTCGGCTCGGCGGTGCTCACCTGGCTGCAGGGCTTCGTGATCAACATCATCATGGTGCGCACGATGTGGCGCTTGCGCGAGTCGGTCGAGGCGAAGATCAACCGCCTGCCGCTGTCGTACTTCGACCGCGTGCAGCGCGGCGAACTGATCTCGCGGGTGACCAACGACATCGACAACATCACCCAGACGATGCAGCAGTCGCTCTCGACAGCCCTCACCAGTGTGCTGACCGTCGTCGGCGTGCTGTTCATGATGTTCTCCATCTCGTGGCAGCTCGCCCTCGTCGCGCTCGTGTCGCTGCCGCTCATGGCGGTCATCTTCGGCGTCATCGGGCCGCGGTCGCAGAAGGCGTTCGCCACGCAGTGGCGCAAGGTCGGCCGTCTCAACGCCCGCGTCGAGGAGTCCTTCTCGGGGCACGCCCTCGTGCGGGTCTACGGGCGCGAGCGCGACGCGCGCGAGAAGTTCGAGGCCGAGAACGACGAGCTGTTCGAAGCGGCCTTCAAGGCGCAGTTCCTGTCGGGCCTGATCATGCCCGGGATGATGTTCATCGGGAACCTCTCGTATGTCGGCATCGCCGTCCTCGGCGGCCTGATGGTCGCTTCCGGTCAGCTGCGTCTGGGCGATGTGCAGGCCTTCATCCAGTACTCGCAGCAGTTCACCCAGCCCCTCTCCGAGCTCGGCGGCATGGCGGCCGTCGTGCAGTCGGGCACCGCCTCGGCGGAGCGGGTGTTCCAGCTGCTCGACGAGGACGAGCAGGACCCCGACGACCCCGAGGCTCAGGTGGCCTCGGGTGGGCGCGGCGTGATCGAGTTCGACCACGTGCGCTTCGCCTACTCGCCCGACAAGCCGCTGATCCGAGACCTCTCGTTCCGCGTCGAGCCCGGACAGACGGTGGCGATCGTCGGACCGACGGGTGCGGGCAAGACGACCCTCGTCAACCTGCTCATGCGCTTCTACGAGCTCGACGGCGGACGCATCCTGCTCGACGGCCAGGACATCTCCGAGCTCTCCCGCGACGACGTCCGTTCGCGCACCGGCATGGTGCTGCAGGACCCGTGGCTGTTCGCCGGCACGATCCGCGAGAACATCCGATACGGTCGCGAGAGCGCGACCGATGAGGAGATCGTGGATGCCGCCGTCGCGACGCGGGTCGATCGCTTCGTGCACTCGCTCCCCGACGGCTACGACACGGTGCTCGATGAGGACGCGGCCAACGTCTCGGCGGGGGAGAAGCAGCTCATCACGATCGCCCGGGCCTTCGTCGCTCAGCCGGCCGTGCTCATCCTCGACGAGGCGACCAGCTCGGTGGACACCCGTACCGAGCTTCTGCTGCAGCAGGCGATGTCGGCGCTGCGCGAAGGACGCACCTCGTTCGTCATCGCGCACCGGCTGTCGACGATCCGCGACGCCGACCTCATCCTCGTGATGGAGCACGGCGACATCGTCGAGAAGGGCACGCACGATGAGCTGATCGCGGCGCAGGGTGCGTATTGGCGGCTCTACCGGTCGCAGTTCGAACGGGCGGCCTCCGAGTCGGAGGGCCCCGTCGAGTCCGCAGCGGATGCCGCCGACGCGATCCCGGCCGACGGATAG